TGACACAAGCTGTGTCCTTTTCCATTTTTTACACCCATCTTTGGCACCTTTCTTTTTATCAGTGGGACACTGCTGGGCAAGAACGGTTCAGAACTATTACTAGCAGCTACTATCGAGGGGCTCATGGTATCATTGTAAGTTGGCTTATGCACAATCCTACTTATTTTTCACATGCTATTTTAATGTGCATAGATGCTCCACTCCTAATATATTGTGAGTTTGTGACTAAATATACAAATGGCATTGCAGATTGTCTATGATGTGACAGATCAGGATAGTTTCAACAATGTCAAGCAGTGGTTGAATGAAATTGATCGCTATGCTAGTGATAATGTGAACAAGCTTCTTGTAGGGAACAAATGTGATCTCACCGATAAAAAAGTTGTATCATATGAGACAGCGAAGGTATCTTATGCAACCTTGTTCCTTACTCATATCTCAGTGGTAAAATTCCACTATTTTATTTGCTGAAGCAATCTTTCTGATATTTGTGTTGGACATTTGAATACAGGCATTCGCTGATGAGATTGGCATCCCATTCATGGAGACCAGTGCAAAGAATGCCTTGAATGTCGAGCAAGCTTTCATGGCTATGTCTGCTTCAATCAAGGACAGGTGTGTTCCCATACAGTTTAATTATCACAGGCCATCCTACTTTTTTTTTGTAACTGCCATCATTCTGCACTTTACTGCCCATTGATGCTACGATCCTAGTATACCAACCAAAATGGCCCTACACTCCTTAACCTGTTGCTGTCAATTCTCTGTCAGAAAAAAAACCTGTTGCTGTCAATTGTTTATGTTATTCCACTTCCTTAGCTACAACAATTTGTCCCAAGTTTGATTTGTTGCCCGAA
This region of Lolium perenne isolate Kyuss_39 chromosome 2, Kyuss_2.0, whole genome shotgun sequence genomic DNA includes:
- the LOC127328873 gene encoding GTP-binding protein YPTM2; this translates as MNPEYDYLFKLLLIGDSGVGKSCLLLRFADDSYLESYISTIGVDFKIRTVEQDGKTMKLQIWDTAGQERFRTITSSYYRGAHGIIIVYDVTDQDSFNNVKQWLNEIDRYASDNVNKLLVGNKCDLTDKKVVSYETAKAFADEIGIPFMETSAKNALNVEQAFMAMSASIKDRMASQPAANNARPATVQIHGKPVEQKTSCCSS